CTGCCTCGGCGCATCTGCGTCAGTTGGGCCAATTCCTCAAGAATCCGCGTCCTTCGCGCCATCAATTCCCTAGCACCCATGCCGTCCTCCAGTGTAGTACTATATACTACACTTCCACGGCGCAAAAAAAAGAGAAAGACCCTTGACCCGGTTTCATGACGTAGGCCCTGTTCGTGTTGCGGATTTGACATCGCCCGAACCTTGTCCCTACAAGGATCGTTCACGTTTCGCGTTTTCCGGGGAGGGAGCCGGTGTCCGACGATCCGCGTCCCGTCAGGCGCATTCTCGCCAGTATCGCCCTGTCGCCGCGCGCCGAGGCCGTGGCCGGCGAGGCGATCGAGCTGGCGCGGCGTTTCGGCGCGGCGCTCTCGTTCGTGCACGTCGGCGCGGATGATGCCGACCGGCGCGAGCGCGTCGCACAGGTGCTCGCGCGCATCGCGGGTGACACACCGCCGCCCTTCGAGATCCGTTCCGGCGATCCCGCCGAGGTGATCTGCGACGCCGGCCGCGACGCGGGCGCGGATCTGATCGTCGCGGGCGCGCTCGAAAAAGAGGGTTTCCTCGAAGGGCTGCGCGGATCGGTGGCGCGGCGCATCGCCCGGCTCGCGCCGTGCAGCGCGCTGCTGATCACCGAACCGAGCCGTGAGGGGTCGCTGTCGGGCCGCGTGGTCGTGGGCATCGGCGACCCCTCGACGGGCTCGGGGGAGTCCGACGACGGCGACGGGCTCGTGCGCTTCGCGGCGGCGTTTGCACAGGCGACGGGCGCGAAATATCTGCATCTGGTGCGCGAGTTCGACCCGCTCGTGTCGCGCGTCGCCGAGTCGTCGGGCGAAACGGCGGTGGACCCCGAGACGCAGCGTCTCTGGGCGACGCAGGCCCGGCTGGAACTCACGGAGTTGCTCGCCGGCGTCGACACGACGGGGCTCGTCACCGAGGCGGCGTGTCTCGAAGGCCGCTACGGCATGGAGATGGTGGAGTACGCGCTGCGCGTTGAAGCCGATTTGACGATCTTTCCGCTGCCGCGCCGTCGCCTCAATTTCTGGGACCGATTTTTTCACCACAGCGCCGAAAACGTGCTCGAGCGCTTGCCCTGCGCCGTGTTGTTCTATCGCGAACCCGAATCCGCGTCGAAAGACGGCACGTCACAAGAGGGCTCGTGATGGCCAGTTTGACGCACGACGAACTCGTTCGATTCTTCTTTGCGCTCGCCGTGCTTCTGGCCACGGCGCGGCTCCTGGGAGAGATCGCCGTTCGCGTGCGTCAACCGACCGTGATGGGCGAGATTCTCGCGGGCATTCTGCTCGGCCCCACCGTGCTGGGTCGCCTTGCGCCGGGCGTGAGTACGTGGCTTTTTCCGAGCACGGGTGGATTTCCCGCGGCATTCGAGGCGTTCACGACGGTCGCCATCGTCCTGTTTCTATTGACCGCCGGGTTCGAGGTGGATCTGTCCACCGTGTGGAGGCAGGGGCGTTCGGCGCTTCGGGTCGGTCTCACCGGCATGTTGATTCCGTTCTCCATCGGATTCGTCCTGGCCCGCGCCGTTCCGCAATTGGTCGGAGCGGAAGGCGACACGAATCCTCTCGTGTTCGCCCTGTTTTTCGGCACGGCGCTCTCGATCACCGCGCTTCCCGTGGTCATCAAGATTCTCATCGACCTCAACATTTTCCGGTCCGATGTCGGGATGATTATCGTGTCTTCGGCGATTCTTCTCGACCTCGTCGGCTGGAATCTGTTCGCGGTCGTGCTCAGCCTGTCGGGCGCGGCCGGCGCGCAGATGAGCGTCGGAACGACGGTGACGCTCACGATTCTGTTTGCGTCGATCATGCTGACGTTCGGGCGCATGGCGTTTCACCGCGTGCTGCCCTGGTTGCAGGCTCATGCCACTTATCCGGGCGGGGTCCTCGGATTCGCGCTGGCCGGCGCGCTCGCCTGCGCCGCATTCACCGAGTGGATCGGCATCCACGCCATCTTCGGCGCGTTCATTTTCGGCATCGCGCTCGGCGATTCGGTCCACCTGCGCGCGCAGACACGCACGATGCTCGAGAATTTCGTCGGATTTATTTTCGCGCCCATCTTTTTCGCCAGTATCGGCCTCAAGGTCGATTTTGTCGCCAGTTTCGATCCCGTGCTCACGCTGGTGGTTCTCGCCGTGGGAACGATCGGCATGGTGGGCGGCGGAACGATCGGCGCGCGCTGGAGCGGTCTGGCGCCGCGCGAGTCGCTCGCCGTCGGCGTCGCGATGAACGCGCGCGGGGCGATGGAGATCATCCTGGGTCTGCTCGCTCTGCGTCACGGTATCATCGGCGAGCATCTGTTCGTCGCCCTCGTCATCATCGCCCTCGTCACCTCGATGACTTCGGGCACGCTCATGCAGTCGATCCTGCGCCTCAAGCGACGGGTGCGTTTCCACGATTATCTGACGTCGAAAACGTTTGCTACTTCGCTCGATTCGTCGGACCGCGAGGAAGCGATCGCGCAGCTCTGTCGCCTCGCGGGACTCGCCGCGAACTTGAATGTCGACGACCTCACGCGACGCGTGCTCGACCGCGAGCAGACGGCGTCGACGGGGTTGCCGGGCGGAATCGCCGTGCCGCACGCACGGGTGCCGGGACTGCGTTCGCCGGTGGTGGCGGTCGGGCGCGCGCAGCCCGGGATTGACTTCGACGCGTCCGACGGCAAACCCGCGACGTTGATCTTTCTGATTGTCACCCCGGAAAACGATCACCAGAGCCAGCTCGAAATCCTCGCCGACATCGCGGCGACCTTCGCGAACGCCGCGCTGGTGGAGCGCATGGCGCGCGCGGCGGGTTACACCGAGTTTCTCGCGGTCATCAAGCGGGAGGTCCCGGGGTAAGGGGTTCAAGTCCCCGTTTCCGCCCTCACCCCCGACCCCTCTCCCGTCCGGCGGGAGAGGGGAGACGAGCGAAGCGAGTCCGGGTGAGGGTCCCTCACTTCCCCAGCAATATTCTCACGCGGTCCAGCGCCTCGATCATTCGCGGCTCGTCCACGGTCAGCGCGATGCGGAACCAACCTTCGCCCGCGCGGCCGAAGGCCGTGCCCGGCGTGAAGACCACGCCCGTCGTCTCCAAAACGCGCGACACGAATGCGGCACTCGTCTCGTCGGTGGGCACGCGGCACCAGACGTAGAACGTCGCGGGGCTCTTGAGAAACTCGATGCCCATTTCGCCGAGGCGCGCCTCGCACACGCGGCGGCGGTGGCCATAGATTTCGTAATTCGCGAGCACGATCGGGTCATCGTGGCGATCGAGCGCGGCGATCCCCGCGATCTGGATGGCGTCGAACGCGCCGGAATCGACGTTCGTCTTCACCTGGCCGAGCCCGCCCACGTAAGCCGCGTCGCCGCACGCCCAGCCGATGCGCCAGCCGGTCATGTTGAACGATTTGGAGAGGCTGTGCATTTCGATGGCGATCTCTCTCGCGCCGTCGATTTCGAAGATCGACATGGGCCGGTAGCCCTCGAACGCGAGTTCCGAATACGCGTTGTCGTACACGAGCAGGATGTCGAACTCGCGGCAGAACGCCACCGCCTCGCGCAGAAACGCCGCGCTCACGACCGCGCCCGTGGGGTTATTCGGGTAGTTGAGGAACATCAGCTTCGCGCGACGCGCCCACTCGGTGGGAATGGCGGCGAGGTCGGGGGTGAAATTGCGCTCCGCGGCCAGCGGCATGTCGTGCACGATGCCGCCGCAAAAAGCGGTCGCGACCGCATAAACGGGGTAACCGGGGTTCGGCACGAGCGCCAGGTCGCCAGGGTTGATGTACGCGAGCGGGATATGCGCGATGCCTTCCTTGCTGCCGATCAGCGCGAGCACCTCGGTCGCCGCGTCGAACGAAGCGCCGAATCGCTTTTTCATGTAACGCGCCGCCGCCTCCCGATAATCGAGTCGCCCGGTGTAGTCGGGGTAGCGGTGCGTGCGCGGGTCGCGCGCGGCCTCGCGCGCCGCTTCGACGATAAACGCGGGCGTCGGCAGGTCGGGATCGCCGATGCCGAGGCTGATGATGTCCTTGCCTTCGGCCTTCGCCTTCGCGCGGGCCTTGTCGATCGCGGCGAAGGGATAGGGCGGCAGGTTGCGGATGCGGTCGGCGAGTTCGATGCGCGGCATGGTTCGTTCCCGTTCGTGAACGCGAATTCGCGTGGTGAATATTCGGCGAGGGCGTTGTTTACCGAAAAGACGCTGCCGTGTCACGAGCCGCGAAAATCCGGTAGTTGGTCAGTTTGCGCGGAGCGATACGATGGCCATTCCGACCGGAGCGAAGCGGAGCGGAGGAATCGCTTTGTTTCGCGAAGTTGAAAGGGATTCCTCGACTCTCCGCCTCGCTTCCGCTTCAGCGGATCGCTCGGAATGACATCGCATGCGTTAAACTGACCCACCACAGAGAATGCGACGCCGCCGTCTCACGACCGGGATGCTCGGGGATTTCCGACACAGGTCGAATCACGGATCGACAAGGCCAATCATAACTGTATAACCGTTTAAACGGTTATACAGTTATGAGTTTGGCACTCGTGTCGTCGCCTCGACACGCCCGTCGGACGGTCGTCATGCTCTCCGCGCGGCGCAGCCGCGAGTCACGACCTAATATGCAAT
This DNA window, taken from Deltaproteobacteria bacterium, encodes the following:
- a CDS encoding LL-diaminopimelate aminotransferase — translated: MPRIELADRIRNLPPYPFAAIDKARAKAKAEGKDIISLGIGDPDLPTPAFIVEAAREAARDPRTHRYPDYTGRLDYREAAARYMKKRFGASFDAATEVLALIGSKEGIAHIPLAYINPGDLALVPNPGYPVYAVATAFCGGIVHDMPLAAERNFTPDLAAIPTEWARRAKLMFLNYPNNPTGAVVSAAFLREAVAFCREFDILLVYDNAYSELAFEGYRPMSIFEIDGAREIAIEMHSLSKSFNMTGWRIGWACGDAAYVGGLGQVKTNVDSGAFDAIQIAGIAALDRHDDPIVLANYEIYGHRRRVCEARLGEMGIEFLKSPATFYVWCRVPTDETSAAFVSRVLETTGVVFTPGTAFGRAGEGWFRIALTVDEPRMIEALDRVRILLGK
- a CDS encoding universal stress protein; the encoded protein is MSDDPRPVRRILASIALSPRAEAVAGEAIELARRFGAALSFVHVGADDADRRERVAQVLARIAGDTPPPFEIRSGDPAEVICDAGRDAGADLIVAGALEKEGFLEGLRGSVARRIARLAPCSALLITEPSREGSLSGRVVVGIGDPSTGSGESDDGDGLVRFAAAFAQATGAKYLHLVREFDPLVSRVAESSGETAVDPETQRLWATQARLELTELLAGVDTTGLVTEAACLEGRYGMEMVEYALRVEADLTIFPLPRRRLNFWDRFFHHSAENVLERLPCAVLFYREPESASKDGTSQEGS
- a CDS encoding cation:proton antiporter, which translates into the protein MASLTHDELVRFFFALAVLLATARLLGEIAVRVRQPTVMGEILAGILLGPTVLGRLAPGVSTWLFPSTGGFPAAFEAFTTVAIVLFLLTAGFEVDLSTVWRQGRSALRVGLTGMLIPFSIGFVLARAVPQLVGAEGDTNPLVFALFFGTALSITALPVVIKILIDLNIFRSDVGMIIVSSAILLDLVGWNLFAVVLSLSGAAGAQMSVGTTVTLTILFASIMLTFGRMAFHRVLPWLQAHATYPGGVLGFALAGALACAAFTEWIGIHAIFGAFIFGIALGDSVHLRAQTRTMLENFVGFIFAPIFFASIGLKVDFVASFDPVLTLVVLAVGTIGMVGGGTIGARWSGLAPRESLAVGVAMNARGAMEIILGLLALRHGIIGEHLFVALVIIALVTSMTSGTLMQSILRLKRRVRFHDYLTSKTFATSLDSSDREEAIAQLCRLAGLAANLNVDDLTRRVLDREQTASTGLPGGIAVPHARVPGLRSPVVAVGRAQPGIDFDASDGKPATLIFLIVTPENDHQSQLEILADIAATFANAALVERMARAAGYTEFLAVIKREVPG